The genomic DNA TCTCGCCGCCGCACTGCGGGCCGTGGAGATCAGTGAGCCCCTGGTGCGAGGCCGGGCCTGAACCTGTTGCCAGGTGTACCCATCGGTCAACACGGGCATGCCGGACGGTCTATCGTGTCCGCATGTCCGTGCCCGAACTGATCCGTATCGTCTCCCGCGACTCGCCCATGGCGCTGGCCCAAGTGGAGCGTGTGCGCGCCGAGTTGGCCGTCCTCCATCCACAGGTGCGCACCGAGGTCGTGCCGGTCAAGACGACCGGCGACAAGTGGATGGGCGATCTGGCCCTGGTCGAGGGCAAAGGGGCGTTCACCAAGGAGGTGGACGCCGCGCTGCTCGCCGGCGCGGCGGATCTCGCGGTGCACTGCGTGAAGGACGTGCCCGCCGACCGGCCGCTGCCCGCCGGTACGACGTTCGCCGCGTTCCTGAAGCGGGACGACATCCGTGACGCCCTGGTCCACCCCGGCGGGCTGACCCTCGACGAGCTGCCGGCCGGCACCCGGATCGGCACCTCGTCGGTCCGGCGAGTCGCTCAACTCGCCGCCACGCACCCGGAGTTGGAGTGCGTGCCGTTCCGCGGCAACGTCAACCGGCGGCTGGAGAAGCTCGCGGCGGGCGAGGCCGACGCGCTGCTGGTCGCGATGTCCGGGCTGGAGCGCATCGACCGGTGCGACGTGATCAGCGAGGTGCTGTCCCCCGAGGTGATGATGCCGCCCATCGGCGCGGGCATCCTCGCCCTGCAGTGCCGTGAGGGCGACACCGACGTCATCGACACGGTCAGCGGCCTCGGTCACCCGGAGACCCACCGTGAGGCGACCGCGGAGCGCATGTTCCTGCACGTCCTCCAAGGGCACTGCAACAGCCCGATCTCCGGGTACGCGCAGGTGGACCGGAGCGGTGAACTGTCGCTGCGCGCCTGTGTGTTCACCCCGGACGGCAAGACGCGGCTCAACGCCCACGAGTGGGCCGGCCGCCTTGACCCGGCGACGCTCGGCACGTCGGTGGCGGTGGCGCTGCTGCGGCAGGGTGCCCGGGAGATCATCGACGGCATCCCGCACTGACCGGTAGGTCTCGGACCTGCGGGTCTCGGACCCGCGGGTCTCGGACCCGCGGGTCTCAGGGGGTGCCGGGTTCCGCCTGGTCCCGGAGGAAGTTGCTGACCTGGTGCGCCAGGCCGTCCCGCCCGGCACCGGCCGCGACGGCCTCCTCGCACAGACCGATGCCGCCCGCCCACAGGCGCCGCTCGGTCCACTCCTCCTCCACCCGCAACTGGACCTGTACGTCCACCTGCTTCAGGGCGGCCTCCGCACCGGCCGCGTACACGACGGCGGTGGCGCGGCGCAGCGGATAGACGTCGAAGCCCTCGATGAACTGCGAGCTGCGCCAGTCGATGAAGGCGCTCTCGCCGTCCGGGCCGAGCCTGACGTCGATCTGGCCGTCCTCCAGGTGGATGCCGTAGTGCCGCGCGCCGCGGTTCTCGACGGTGACACGGAGCGTGAAGTAGGTCAGCCCTTCGGCGGCGTCGTCGCGTCCGCGTGGCGGCTCGGCGGCGGCCAGGCTGTGGACGCGGACACGCAGACCGGCATGTTCGTCGTACTCGTGCCAGTCCCCGACCACGTTCGGCTCGTACACAATGCACCCTCTCGACCTCAGAGAGCTGCTTCCTATCTGTGTGCTCAGCGCACTGTCAAATGAGCGGAATGCGCTGTGGCCAGCGTTTTCGCCCGCTTGATCACTGATCAAGCCGTGCCCAGCGAGAATCCGCTTTCCGGCCGTCGAATCCCGGCCGGGGGCGTGCCGCACATCACGTCCCCGGCAAGATCAGCGGGCGAGCCGTCCGAGCAGGGAGGAAGCGGCCGCGATGCCCAGTGCGGCGGCCACCAGCAGGACGGCGAAGTCGGTGCCCACATGGGACGGGGTGCCTAGCAGCAGCCCGCGCAGGGCGTCCACTTCGTAGCTCAGCGGGTTCGCCTTGCTCACCGCCTGCAGCCAGCCGGGCATGATCGCCACGGGATAGAGGGCGTTGGAGCCGAAGAACAGCGGCATGGTGATGGCCTGTCCGAAACCCATCAGCCGGTCCCTGCTGAGCACGATGCCGGCGATGGTCATCGACAGACAGGAGAAGAAGGCCGAGCCGAGGATCACGATCGCCCCGACCCCGATCAGCTTCAGCGGGTTCCAGGTCAGCGCGACTCCGAGGATCGCGGCGATGACGACCACGACGACGGCCTGGATCAGCGACTTCACACCGGCCGCGAAGGCCTTGCCGGTGATCAGCGCCGAGCGCGGGGTGGGGGTGACGAGGAGCTTGTTGAGGATGCCGGCGTCCCGCTCCCAGATGATCTGGATGCCGTAGAAGATGGCGATGAACATCGCGGACTGGGCGATGATGCCCGGGGCGAGGTAGTCGATGTAGGGGATGCCCCCGGTGGGGATCGCCTTGATGCGGGTGAAGGTCTGGCCGAAGATCAGGAGCCAGAGCGCCGGTTGGACGGCTCGGGTGTACAACTCGGTGCGGTCGTGGCGGAGTTTCTGGAGTTCGACCGCGCACATCGCGATGACGCGGGCGGGCAACAGGCGCCAGCCGGCCCGGGGTTCGGGCGGGGTGAGCAGTAGGTTCAGGTCGTACTCGGGGGCGGGGTCAGCCGACGCGGTTCGCGGTGCGGCGGGTGCTTCGGACATCGCGGAAACCTCCTGACTGGTCTTCGAGACCGCTGCCGGCGATGTCCCGGAAGACGTCCTCGAGGGTGGGCAGCGGATCGGTGGCGGGCGCTCCGTCGGCGCGCCGGCGTTCGCC from Streptomyces sp. NBC_01478 includes the following:
- the hemC gene encoding hydroxymethylbilane synthase, which codes for MSVPELIRIVSRDSPMALAQVERVRAELAVLHPQVRTEVVPVKTTGDKWMGDLALVEGKGAFTKEVDAALLAGAADLAVHCVKDVPADRPLPAGTTFAAFLKRDDIRDALVHPGGLTLDELPAGTRIGTSSVRRVAQLAATHPELECVPFRGNVNRRLEKLAAGEADALLVAMSGLERIDRCDVISEVLSPEVMMPPIGAGILALQCREGDTDVIDTVSGLGHPETHREATAERMFLHVLQGHCNSPISGYAQVDRSGELSLRACVFTPDGKTRLNAHEWAGRLDPATLGTSVAVALLRQGAREIIDGIPH
- a CDS encoding ABC transporter permease, producing the protein MSEAPAAPRTASADPAPEYDLNLLLTPPEPRAGWRLLPARVIAMCAVELQKLRHDRTELYTRAVQPALWLLIFGQTFTRIKAIPTGGIPYIDYLAPGIIAQSAMFIAIFYGIQIIWERDAGILNKLLVTPTPRSALITGKAFAAGVKSLIQAVVVVVIAAILGVALTWNPLKLIGVGAIVILGSAFFSCLSMTIAGIVLSRDRLMGFGQAITMPLFFGSNALYPVAIMPGWLQAVSKANPLSYEVDALRGLLLGTPSHVGTDFAVLLVAAALGIAAASSLLGRLAR